One genomic segment of Methanolinea mesophila includes these proteins:
- a CDS encoding ABC transporter permease has protein sequence MDIIHAIWLRSMKRYLRSKSRIVGSLAMPVFFLLFLGFGLNSVVSIPGMGQDYIGFLIPGMIAMSVLFTSVFSGIQIIWDKQFGFLKETLVAPVSRLEIMLGQTVGGASTAFVQGVFIMVLSLFLGINIQDAFGFLLAFVFMILIGIAFTAFGIAIASRMEDMHGFQLIMNFVVFPIFGLSGALFPIDSLPEFIKPITLLDPLTYGVEGIRYGLTGVSQINPVICLAVLGGFAVAMTVIGAFFFRKIKI, from the coding sequence ATGGACATCATCCACGCCATATGGCTCCGGAGCATGAAGCGGTACCTGCGTTCGAAGAGCAGAATCGTCGGCAGCCTCGCGATGCCGGTGTTCTTCCTCCTGTTCCTTGGGTTCGGGCTGAACTCGGTGGTCAGTATCCCGGGCATGGGACAGGACTACATCGGGTTCCTTATCCCGGGCATGATTGCCATGAGCGTCCTCTTTACCTCGGTCTTCTCCGGCATCCAGATCATCTGGGACAAGCAGTTCGGATTCCTGAAAGAGACCCTGGTAGCCCCGGTCTCACGGCTGGAGATCATGCTCGGCCAGACCGTCGGGGGGGCATCGACCGCGTTTGTCCAGGGAGTGTTCATCATGGTCCTTTCCCTGTTCCTGGGCATTAACATCCAGGATGCGTTCGGGTTCCTGCTCGCGTTCGTGTTCATGATCCTCATCGGGATCGCCTTCACGGCATTCGGGATCGCCATCGCCTCAAGGATGGAGGACATGCACGGGTTCCAGCTTATCATGAACTTCGTGGTCTTCCCGATATTCGGTCTGTCCGGGGCGCTCTTCCCCATCGACAGCCTCCCGGAGTTCATCAAGCCGATAACCCTTCTCGACCCGCTGACCTACGGGGTGGAAGGCATCCGCTACGGGCTGACCGGGGTGTCCCAGATCAACCCGGTGATCTGCCTCGCAGTGCTTGGCGGGTTCGCCGTGGCGATGACCGTTATCGGGGCGTTCTTCTTCAGGAAGATCAAGATATAA
- a CDS encoding MFS transporter: MKRATEQGIVLATATIASFFVPYLTSSITVALPAIGKEFSLDAVVLGWIVSSYVLATAICIVPFGRFADIVGRKKLFLAGIALMTVSCLFAALAWSPEALIAFRVLQGAGGALIFTTSVAIVVSVFPPDKRGWALGITLASVYTGLSLGPFIGGVLTAYLGWRSIFLVIVPMGIAVFSITRTHVKSEWAEARGARFDLPGSAFYALALFGIMYGLTLVPEPGSAFWLAVGISLLAGFLWWEHRSTSPVLDLSVFSGNVTFTFSNLAAMINYAATYGVTFLLSLYLQYTRGFSPEAAGLVLVAQPVVQAVFSPLAGRLSDRIEPRTVASAGMALTTTGLFLFIFLTDNAPLVFVVGVLMLLGLGYGLFSSPNTNAIMSSVDRRHYGVASSMVATMRAIGQMTSMALVMMIFSLVMGRVVVTPEVYPLFLESLHLIFIVMTVLCLFGVFASIARGNVKHPDENG, encoded by the coding sequence ATGAAACGGGCGACGGAGCAGGGGATCGTGCTGGCGACCGCCACGATCGCCTCGTTCTTCGTCCCCTACCTCACCTCCTCCATCACCGTAGCGCTCCCCGCGATCGGAAAGGAGTTCTCGCTCGATGCGGTAGTCCTCGGATGGATCGTCTCCAGCTACGTCCTGGCCACCGCAATCTGCATCGTCCCGTTCGGGAGATTTGCGGATATCGTGGGCCGGAAAAAGCTCTTTCTTGCGGGGATCGCCCTGATGACGGTCTCCTGCCTCTTCGCAGCCCTGGCCTGGTCCCCTGAAGCTCTCATCGCATTCCGGGTCCTGCAGGGAGCGGGAGGTGCGCTGATCTTCACCACCTCCGTCGCCATCGTGGTCTCGGTGTTCCCCCCAGACAAGAGGGGCTGGGCGCTCGGCATCACCCTTGCGTCGGTCTATACCGGCCTCTCGCTCGGCCCGTTCATCGGGGGCGTCCTCACCGCATACCTCGGGTGGCGCAGCATCTTCCTGGTCATTGTTCCCATGGGGATCGCGGTCTTCTCCATCACCCGGACGCACGTGAAGAGCGAGTGGGCCGAGGCTCGCGGGGCCCGGTTCGACCTTCCGGGTTCCGCGTTTTATGCCCTCGCACTCTTCGGAATAATGTACGGCCTGACACTTGTTCCGGAACCCGGATCCGCCTTCTGGCTTGCAGTCGGGATCTCGCTCCTCGCGGGATTTCTCTGGTGGGAACACCGCAGCACGAGCCCCGTCCTCGACCTGAGCGTCTTCTCGGGAAATGTGACGTTCACCTTCTCCAACCTCGCGGCGATGATTAACTACGCGGCGACCTACGGTGTGACGTTCCTGCTCTCCCTCTACCTCCAGTATACCAGGGGTTTTTCTCCCGAGGCCGCAGGCCTGGTCCTGGTCGCCCAGCCCGTGGTTCAGGCGGTCTTCTCCCCCCTCGCAGGGAGGCTCTCGGACCGGATCGAACCCCGGACCGTTGCGAGCGCGGGAATGGCGCTTACCACCACAGGCCTGTTCCTTTTCATCTTCCTCACGGATAATGCCCCGCTCGTTTTTGTCGTCGGGGTGCTGATGCTGCTCGGGCTGGGATACGGATTGTTCTCGTCTCCCAATACCAATGCGATCATGTCCTCGGTGGACCGGAGACACTACGGCGTGGCGTCGAGCATGGTTGCGACCATGCGGGCGATAGGCCAGATGACCAGCATGGCTCTCGTGATGATGATCTTTTCCCTGGTTATGGGGCGGGTCGTAGTCACTCCCGAGGTCTACCCGCTCTTCCTGGAGAGCCTTCACCTGATATTCATCGTGATGACCGTGCTCTGCCTGTTCGGGGTCTTTGCAAGCATTGCCAGGGGTAATGTAAAGCATCCGGATGAGAACGGGTAG